The window TAGGGGGCGTTTGAATATGTATATAAGTAAATTATGGATATGGGCCCTTTTCCACTTTCCCCACTCATATTGGTTTCAACCTTTGTAGAATATCTATTCCACCCTCTGATAGCCCTCAGATCTTTTGTTGCTGAGGTGAGCTAGAGTCCAAACATTAGGCACCAACTTCTAATCCTCAAATTAAGGCacaatttaacattttttcccccaaatccAAGTTTGGTTCAAAACATCGGAAAACCATTTTGTTCCGATATATCAAATCGACCATAATAGAACATAAAACAAGAATATCCATAACTTCTTGTCAAACGCTTTTATTTGTTCGATCTTCTTGCATTTGATGTCAGAAGTGTAACTAGTATTACATAGGGAGTACTACGTAAATAAGTTAAAGCTATCTAAgtagtatagtagtacttactttatatgttaataaatattttaaatttattgtttattcgAATGATATAAAATCGATCTAGTTTTATTAGTCGACACTAACAACacataaaatattgatattataatgAGGTTAAATTCGTACAACAGTTGCATAACGAACTGACAAGTCAAACCCATTGTCTTTGCCCTGACGTACGCCATACGATGAATTTTGGGCATCAGTCATTGTTTATGGTGCATACTcatcatttcattaattttttagctttttatgattttaagaattttgttttatttccttttaagtttttaatttccaaaccATTTATAAGTAGTGGctttcattatttgaaaatcacTTTTGATcactattaatatattaagattttataagcttcacttttatatattcccTTTGTACTACCGTAAGTAGGTcttagtatttctttttgggttgtcgCAATTAATGTATTGCATTTTCTATATTGGCGaaaacaacaatttttaacctttttactttattctttcttctatatttttgctttattttttactttttgatattttattctctttttagttAACCACATAATAACACTATCTAATTTTTGTGTCAGAAAGAATCGCCTCATTTATCGTGGAATGAAGAGAGTATtactaaatttataataacaaTATCGGAATAAGATAAGTaattatgactaaaataacAAGCAATTAATTgcaaacaaactaaaataacaaatactcctattaattgcaaacaaactaaaataataaaataagatttaggCAAATGAAAGATAGTACTATCATAATACTACATGTTAGACATAGATAGCCCTCCTTATTTACCCTTATTTCCATGTTTGTTTGTCATGTTTGCACTCTATGCGACCCGGACTTGTAAATCAAAACCCAACTCAGTCGGCGATTCTTATTTCCAAAATGTAGCTAACTCTAACTACAAAAGAACCAGCGATTGGgcaatatcaataatttattgaatttaacTTCCAACAACCAATGACTTTAATACCCCTTTCATTTACTCCATCTCCCATCTCCTATAGACAAACAACCTCAATTCTCCACCCACTCCAAATTCCACAAATCAGATCGGCggtgaaaattttgaaactccaattcaaaaattttggtgGGAATACTTGTTGggtttaaatcataaattgagAAGGTTGAATCCAATCTTATCGTCTTTGTCGTTGTTTGTAGGTTGATTCCAATTGAACCGGCAAAATCGAACACTGAGGACCCATGGCTGACCAAGATGCGATTCAAAAGGTAATGTTTTTCAAACCCTGCAACAGAAGATTATATTGCGATTCGTGTACCCCTGTGattttgtaaataagtttCAGAATTTTCCCCCGTCGAGCACCCTCGCCTTTTTTGTTGGTTCCTAATGACCGACTGCAAAATTTAATATGTGTTTGGAGTGtgtttatttgtattttttttcatctgaTTGAATAGATTTGATACTGTATACATGGTTGTATCTTGTGTTTGGATGCCTCAtaccaaacataaaaataagaaacgTGTGATATGAATATGTACAAACAAACATATGATAGTTGATTGCTAACTCTAACCTACATCATGATGTTTGAGTTTAGTATATCTAAACATACGTTGGGCCAACATAGAAAACAAACGAGCCCTTAGACTTTTATACGTCTACGAAAATTTATCTATTACACACAAAAGATAACGATTGAATGTACAAAAAGCATCCATTCTAATTGGGAACAATATATGTGATGGTTGATGGTATAACTATACTCCAATTTGTGCTGGTAATTAATAGAGGAATTATTCTCAACATTTgggatattttcgatatatggTGTCGGCCAAAGTTGTATACTTATCACTATCTCACACACGTGTCGGCCAAATCCCTGCCCCACCCATCATCACTCATTTTCATTCTCTTCCACAAATAGCTTAAGTCCTTCTAAtacactaatttattttaatcaaataacaGGATTgattttaaatcaataaatagtgAGTAATGGATTATACTAGTCGCCTATAGTAAACGATTAAGAGTGATTTTAAATCAGTAAATAGGGGAGTAGATCAATAAAGATTGATTTCAtacaatacaaaattgattttaaatcaataaataggGAGTAATGGATTATACTAGTCGCTAATAGTAAACGATTAAGATTCTTTTGGGTGCATTATAAGCAAAATATTTAGTGAGATCagaatatcattatttttagcCTCTAAAACCTATACATAAGATTATTAAAATTGGtttagaatatatatacattttcatCTCACATCATGACGATGCCATTATGACAATAAATAACGATATAAGGAAAAATGCCGAAATATCGAAATACCGTCCTTAGTGtcgaaaaataccgaaaatactgaatttttggtataccgtgattttcggtaaggtaacggtatgaattttcatataccGCGGCATACCGAAATTTGGTATAcaccgtaaattaaggtatatactgtgaaatataaatataataatatataaaatatattttatgtatatttttaaattataaaatctaatgtgaaatataaatatatttatgaatatttaatatttttttaaaattataaaatataaataatattataaaactcaaatattagtattttcatTGACGTTGAAAGTTAGGTATACCACaaaagtacggtataccgaatttcggtatagcataccgaaaatgaggtatGTTATCGGATTATCGATATGGAAATTTCTCttaccgaaaataaggtataccaaaaattttggtaaggtaaaggtatggTTTTTTCGCATACCGAATTTATGATAAGGTATACAATATAGTaatttcggtaaggtataacGTATCTACCCACTCCTAATTTTCACtgttaatttcttattaatgtTAATCGTTTACTCATTTGTACTACTGTTAGTCTTAGAAATATccaaacttttaaatttttgtttcagTTATACTATATGGTTTGTGATTATGGCATGTAGTCACtacaaaagtaataaaattattgatgaaataactatattctttatttgactaatttaatatatacactagaagaaaatatttcatataacAGTATAAACATCGGCTCAACACTCTCTATGTCCCATAAAATATGGATAAATAATATGTACGAGAActaagataaaattaataaagtaagttAGAGGATGAGAAAGGCAGTATAAGTAGTGTTAGCAAATACtcacattattagtagtgtttaatggtgatataatttgtaaataagttAATGTACAAGgataataaattgaaacaactttttaaaaatcgaaTGAACATATTTATGAcatacaaaaatagaaatcgaATGAACATATTTATGAcatacaaaaatagaaagtgcacatatttttatgtgacgGGAGAATATATATACTGATTGTAAATCCGGTCATTATATATCGAACTAAAAAAACCTGCCGACcacaagaaaattataatttaccATCAAACACTAACCACCATAGTGCTCAAACTGCACGCATCATTAATCATTATCATGGGTAATACTTTTACTTCTATTACTTgaaattatcaacaaatggaaatgtcccaaaaaataaaaagttaagttaatttatttttaatttagtgaCAACTTTTTTCCTCTCAACATATtgttactattttaaaaaaaattcaacacaaataAGTCTCAATTTATGTATCTTAAAATACAAGATTTTTGTAGTACAAATCCAATAGTACTTCCTCTgcatcaaaaaaaataaaaccattTAGGAtgacatgaaaattaatactacataattaataaGGTAAGAGATAGTAGGAgaatgataattaaaatagcgTTAGTGGAGTAGTAAGACCCATATTATTAGTGCTCAATGTAGGTCCTAGTGATATACGGAGTACTACATTGTAAATGAATTGATATAGTATATGAGTAATGAGTTGGGggaattttcaataaatggaaaagggatatttttattgaataaacgGAAAATGAAagtgttattatttttaggaaaggttgtaatatttttaattatattaaataaatttagaatttcataaaagaaaattagtcGTTAGTAATCATATTATGCAAGCCCAAGCTTAAAGGTCTCAGATGGATTTGAGTCCACCATAATACAGtagtacattattttaatttatagtaggagtattaatttatatataatacataCTAATTTCGTATATTTAGATTCATGATTAGAtgaaatatgtgttgattaatttgtggatgatgaagaatcctcgaataaataattagaaagcCGAATCCCATCCTTCCACCTCCGTATAAATACCGACGCATCGCATCAAAGCAAGTGTTGTTTTCTAGCATGAATTCCACTTTAGATTCTCTCCCTTCCCCCAcaccaaaattaatactcctatcaaaccctaaatcataaattctcccccaaaaattaaatcacaattttcgATTGAAATCAATGGACGGAGCGTGCTGCACAGCTTCCTCACCGGCGTCGCCCTCGGAAATCTCGAAGCGGCAGCGCCGGCAGCAAGAGAAACCTTACCGCGGCATACGGATGCGCAAGTGGGGGAAGTGGGTGGCGGAGATACGCGAGCCGAATAAACGCTCCAGAATCTGGCTCGGCTCCTACTCCTCCCCCGTCGCGGCGGCGCGTGCCTACGACACCGCCCTGTTCCACCTCCGCGGCCCCTCCGCGCGCCTCAATTTCCCCGAATTCATCGTCAAGGACGTCGTCGACGAGCCGCGCGATTTATCCGCCGCCGCGATTAGGAAAAAAGCCACCGAGGTCGGCGCCAGAGTCGACGCGATGCAAAGCGCGCGCTCCGGATCGGGCCGGGCTGTCGAGAAGCCCGATTTGAATGAGTATCCGAGCCCGGAGAGCTCGGAGGAAAATTGAATTAGTCTCAATACGGTTTGTGATTTcatatcacattttttttaatatttattaattttgtttttctttttttttttggggtcTGTAATTTTTAGGGGTTTGTAGCGTT is drawn from Salvia hispanica cultivar TCC Black 2014 chromosome 6, UniMelb_Shisp_WGS_1.0, whole genome shotgun sequence and contains these coding sequences:
- the LOC125192868 gene encoding ethylene-responsive transcription factor ERF008-like; amino-acid sequence: MDGACCTASSPASPSEISKRQRRQQEKPYRGIRMRKWGKWVAEIREPNKRSRIWLGSYSSPVAAARAYDTALFHLRGPSARLNFPEFIVKDVVDEPRDLSAAAIRKKATEVGARVDAMQSARSGSGRAVEKPDLNEYPSPESSEEN